Proteins encoded by one window of Deltaproteobacteria bacterium:
- the gmd gene encoding GDP-mannose 4,6-dehydratase, with protein MAKKALITGITGQDGSYLAEFLLSKGYEVYGMVRRSSIDKFERIEHIREKVRLVQGDLMDQSSLDEAVKGIMPDEIYNLAAQSFVPTSWNQPTLTGEFTGLGTTRVLEAIRRIKPDTRFYQASSSEMFGKVREVPQNELTPFHPRSPYGVAKVYGHYITVNYRESYDIFACSGILFNHESPRRGLEFVTRKITNGAARIKLGLATELRLGNLDAKRDWGFAGDYVESMWMMLQQGAPDDYVVATGDTHTVREFVELAFDRAGLDWKKHVVIDPAFFRPAEVELLVGDPAKAKAVLGWKPRVSFEELVRMMVDADIERLKCA; from the coding sequence ATGGCAAAGAAAGCTTTGATAACGGGTATTACCGGACAGGACGGCTCGTATCTTGCGGAGTTCCTCCTCTCAAAAGGGTACGAGGTATACGGCATGGTCCGCCGGTCCAGTATCGACAAGTTCGAGAGGATAGAGCATATAAGGGAGAAAGTCCGCCTCGTGCAGGGCGACCTGATGGACCAGTCCTCGCTTGACGAAGCCGTTAAGGGGATAATGCCCGACGAGATCTATAATCTCGCGGCGCAGTCCTTCGTGCCGACCTCATGGAACCAGCCGACGCTTACCGGAGAATTTACCGGACTCGGCACTACGAGGGTCCTCGAGGCAATAAGGCGGATAAAGCCGGATACTAGGTTCTACCAGGCCTCTTCGAGCGAGATGTTCGGCAAGGTGAGGGAGGTCCCCCAGAACGAGCTTACGCCCTTCCATCCAAGGAGCCCCTATGGTGTCGCGAAGGTCTACGGGCACTATATAACCGTGAATTATCGCGAGAGCTACGACATATTCGCCTGCTCCGGGATACTCTTCAACCACGAGTCGCCGAGAAGGGGGCTCGAGTTCGTGACGAGAAAGATAACCAACGGGGCGGCAAGGATAAAGCTCGGGCTTGCGACCGAACTTCGCCTCGGAAACCTCGATGCCAAGCGCGACTGGGGCTTTGCCGGAGACTACGTGGAATCGATGTGGATGATGCTACAGCAGGGCGCGCCAGACGACTACGTAGTGGCAACGGGCGACACGCACACGGTCCGCGAGTTCGTGGAGCTCGCGTTCGACCGCGCCGGGCTCGACTGGAAAAAGCACGTCGTTATAGACCCCGCCTTTTTCAGACCCGCAGAGGTCGAGCTCCTCGTTGGCGACCCCGCAAAGGCCAAGGCGGTCCTCGGCTGGAAGCCCAGGGTCTCGTTCGAGGAGCTCGTCCGCATGATGGTGGACGCCGATATAGAGAGGCTCAAGTGTGCGTAA
- a CDS encoding GDP-mannose 4,6-dehydratase: MRKVLITGIAGFVGSHLAERLASRFEVCGTRIDDNTANLSGIKGLNLVPCDLTERAAVEAAIERLRPDIVFHLAAQSIPSFSFNHPEETLKTNIFSTLNVFEAVLKHVPEAVVLNIGSGDEYGDAAADFLPVPEKAELKPLNPYAVSKVTQDLLAFQYWRSRGLKAVRARPFNHFGPRQSDSFVTSEFARQIAEIEAGIREEKALKVGNLRTAKDFLDVRDVVAAYELLVEKGSFGEAYNVCSGRATSIREIAETLISFSTEKIVIKEDPSRRRHTETAAIYGDAAKIKALGWVPKYTLRESLESILEYWRGAVLR; encoded by the coding sequence GTGCGTAAGGTACTCATAACCGGGATAGCCGGGTTCGTAGGGTCGCATCTGGCTGAAAGGCTCGCCTCGAGGTTCGAGGTCTGTGGCACGCGGATAGACGACAACACGGCGAACCTCTCCGGGATAAAGGGCTTGAACCTTGTCCCGTGCGACCTTACCGAGCGGGCGGCGGTCGAGGCGGCGATAGAGCGCCTGAGGCCCGACATCGTATTCCATCTCGCGGCCCAATCCATACCCTCCTTTTCGTTCAACCACCCTGAAGAGACCCTCAAGACGAACATCTTCTCGACCCTGAACGTCTTCGAGGCGGTCCTCAAGCATGTTCCCGAGGCCGTGGTCCTCAATATAGGCTCGGGTGACGAGTACGGGGACGCTGCCGCGGATTTTCTGCCGGTCCCTGAAAAAGCCGAGCTTAAGCCCCTGAACCCCTATGCAGTGAGCAAGGTGACGCAGGACCTCCTCGCATTCCAGTACTGGAGGAGCCGGGGCCTCAAGGCCGTGAGGGCGCGCCCCTTCAACCACTTCGGGCCGCGCCAGTCCGACAGCTTCGTCACTTCCGAGTTTGCCAGGCAGATAGCCGAGATAGAGGCCGGGATAAGGGAAGAGAAGGCCCTCAAAGTGGGAAATCTGAGGACCGCGAAGGACTTCCTTGACGTAAGGGACGTGGTCGCGGCCTACGAGCTACTTGTCGAGAAGGGTAGCTTCGGAGAGGCCTATAACGTCTGCTCAGGCAGGGCCACGAGCATAAGGGAGATAGCCGAGACGCTCATATCCTTCTCCACGGAGAAGATAGTCATAAAGGAGGACCCCTCGAGGCGGAGGCACACCGAGACCGCTGCCATATACGGCGATGCGGCGAAGATAAAGGCGCTCGGCTGGGTGCCGAAGTACACGCTCAGGGAAAGCCTCGAATCGATACTCGAGTACTGGAGGGGCGCGGTTCTGAGATGA